TATGGCAAAGATTATTATTGAAGCAGGACTACATGATCAAAAATGGCTCGATGCGAACTCAAAAGGGTATAAAGAGTACAAAGCGTATCTTGATAAAGAGGTCAAATTAGACAATGTTTCCAAAATCACAGGCATTCCTTTAGCGATGATTAAAGAGTTGGCTTTATCGTTTGCCAAAGCGAAACCTGCGACGATTTGGATGGGTTATGGCATGCAACGCCACACCAATGGTGGTTCGATGATTAGGGCGATTGACGCATTCGTTGCCGTATCTGGAAACATCGGAAAATACGCAGGTGGAGCACGTTATGGACACCTCAATACCTGGGGCTTTAACTATGCTGCGCTGAGCCAGACAAAACCAGAAGGCAGTGTCGGATACACTGGACCTGAGGGGGCAAAAGGGGATGTTGCGCAAGGTAAAGATGCAAAATCAAACTATACCGACCGTTTCTTAAACATCAACAAAACCGCGCGCGAACTGATCAATGCCAAAGAGCCAAAAGTAAGACTTCTTTGGGTGGCATGTAAAAACGTTTTTGCGCAAGATTTTGACCGCAATCAACTCATCCGCGCTTTCCAACAACTTGACCTTGTTGTAGTGGCAGACCAATTTTTCAATGAAACCGCTAAATGGGCAGACATCGTTCTCCCCGTTGCGACGCAATTTGAAGAGTACGATGTGAACGTCTCTTACTGGCACTATTGGTTGACACTGAATGAGCAAGCGATCAAACCACTCTTTGAAGTAAAGTCCGATCTTGAAATCGCAGCGATGCTTTCCAAACGTATGAATCAACTCCAAACTGGCTCGTGTACCTTCCCTCAAAGTGTCGACACCAAAGCGATGATGGCCAAAGAGTTTAACCCTGGTATATACGAGCAATTTGGCATCAAATCATGGGAAGAGCTTAAAAATGGACCGGTCAAAGCCAAAGCGGTGATCCCGTATGCCGATGGCAAGTTTAAAACACCAAGTGGTAAATTTGAGTTTTACTCGGACAAAGCGTTGGAGCTTTTTGGAAGCGCCTTGCCAACGTATCTTGAAGTGCGCAAACCCTACGATAAATTCCGTATGACTTCGCCTCACAGCAGATGGAGCTTGCACTCACAGTTCCAAAACTTGGAATGGATGGAAGACGTGCATCCTGAACCTTATGTGTACATCAATCCTGATGATGCGGAAGCGAAAATGGTCAAAGAGGGCGATACCGTAGCGGTCTTTAACAAACAAGGGCTTTTGAGAGTCAAAGCCAAACTCACCGACAATGTTCAAGCAGGAACCGTTTTGATGTATGAGCAGTGGTATAACAACAACATTTACAACGTCAATGAGCTTGTCGATGACACCAGCTCTGACATGGGTGCGTTTAAAACGGGTGCGCCTGGTGTTGCACTGCACGATACCTTTGTCAATTTTAGAAAACTATAACAGGAGATTGTGATGCAAAAAGCTTTTTTAGTCGATGGCAGTATCTGTCTAGGATGTAATACGTGTGCAATGGCCTGTAAAAATCAGTATCATCAAGATAAAGGAATTTTGTGGCGCAAGGTGCGTGAGATAGGGGCGGAGGAGTATCATATTGATAACAACAATATTTTACCAACCTTAGTTTCGTACCAAAAAGCACCCAAAGCGGAGATGCCGATGGAGCGATTCTATTTTTCACTTGCATGTAACCATTGTGAAAACCCAGCCTGTGTGGCGATCTGTCCTGTGGGAGCGCATACGAAAGACCCTGAAACGGGCATTTGTAAACATGACCAAACGATCTGTATTGGCTGTGGAGGATGTGTCAAAGCCTGCCCATTTGGTGCTTCAAAGTTCAATGAAAAGATGGGACAAGCGGAGAAATGCAGTATGTGTTGGGAAAGACAAGCCGATGGTAAAACAACGGCATGTGTTCAGTCCTGCCCTGTAGGTGCGATCGCGATTATTGATCTTCACGATCCAAAGTATAAAGAGTATGCAAATGCTGCGCCAATTGGCATTGACTATGCGATTAACGCGGAGACGAAACCGACAACACGCTTCATTCATCCATCCATGCCCAAAGAGGTTTACAGACTTCCAAAAGGATAATCTTATGAAAACAACACTACGATGGATTGTGAGTCTTTGTGGTGTTTTTCTTTCACTCGCTTGGGGGCATCCTGCCCCAAGCACCTGTAGTTTTGGCGATCCTCGTTTTGAAGAACTTTCCCATCAAAACGTTGTGCTCATCGAGCCCAAAAACTACGTGGTGGGCGAAGAAAACTTCGTTATAATACAGCTCGAAAAGCCAGAACTTCCCTCGGGCTACATGGTAAGTGTCTTTGTCGATACGATCACATCGCCCAAGAGTGAGCCTGAAGTGCAAGGCTGGTACCCTAAGACGAGCATTAAGCCTTTGGTTGAGGGAGTCTATGAGCTGTCGGTTCGCGTGAACCTGATGTATAAGGGAAGCTGAGGCGGTATTTTGGTTGCAAGTCTTGCAAATACAAAGATACGTTTTACCGCAACAAAGCCAAAATGATAAGGAGCATCAAACGTGGATAAACTTTTTTTTGAACGATTGAAGACGCTCACCATTCTTTATGCCGAAGATGAAGAGGGCATCCGTAAAAATATTGCGGCATCGCTTCGCTACTACACCAAAGAGGTCATCGAAGCGGAGAACGGCAAAATTGCTTTAGAGCTCTACAAAAGCGAAAAACCAGACATTGTACTGACCGATATTTTAATGCCCGTGATGAACGGCGTGGATCTGGTACGAGAGATTCGTAAAACCGATGAAGAGACACCTTTGGTCATTATCTCGGCGCACACCGATAGGGAGTATCTGCTTAAAGTGGTCGATCTGCATTTAGAGCAGTACATCATCAAACCTGTCAATCTCAACGGTCTTTTAGAAGCCCTCGCACGCTGTTTGAAACGCATTGCTCAAACGCATACGATTGTGTATGAACTTCCCTGTGGGTACTCGTACGATGTCGATCATAAGCTGTTGACGTATGAAGAAGAGACGATTCATCTCAATAAAAAAGAGGCGGGATTTTTGGAGTTACTGCTGCATAACAAACAGCGCATTGTGACCTACGATGAGTTGCAAGCCCATGTCTGGCAAGATGATGTGATGACCGATAGCGCGCTTCGCTCACTGGTGCGAAATTTACGCAAGAAGTTACCGAAAGATTTTATTACCAATTTATCAGGGGTTGGGTACCGATTTGAGATGTGCTAGACTCTTTGTTTTACTGCTTGTACATGTAACCTTTGCCATGGCTCAGGAGTGGAAAAATCCTTTTTATTACCG
Above is a genomic segment from Sulfurospirillum halorespirans DSM 13726 containing:
- a CDS encoding molybdopterin-dependent oxidoreductase; amino-acid sequence: MSYSKENVESIVNNGISRRSFLKGLAASGVLSSFPGGILQANEDLNTKIPYLGEKSYQTFRNACPRNCYDTCSIKTYVKDGVMQFIEGATESTYTHGGCCVKGNSYVKRVYSARRLKFPMMQVGGKGSGNWKRISWDQAMDIIAKKLLEMKKEDGTLLGAALTKYSGNFGITHYGIEGMFNSIGYTTRLAGTPCWPAGIDAQNLDMGDMWCNDPEEMKDSKFIILWGVNPASNSIHSMKYIYEAKKKGAKVVVIDPVFTEAASKASQYIQIKAGTDGLLALGMAKIIIEAGLHDQKWLDANSKGYKEYKAYLDKEVKLDNVSKITGIPLAMIKELALSFAKAKPATIWMGYGMQRHTNGGSMIRAIDAFVAVSGNIGKYAGGARYGHLNTWGFNYAALSQTKPEGSVGYTGPEGAKGDVAQGKDAKSNYTDRFLNINKTARELINAKEPKVRLLWVACKNVFAQDFDRNQLIRAFQQLDLVVVADQFFNETAKWADIVLPVATQFEEYDVNVSYWHYWLTLNEQAIKPLFEVKSDLEIAAMLSKRMNQLQTGSCTFPQSVDTKAMMAKEFNPGIYEQFGIKSWEELKNGPVKAKAVIPYADGKFKTPSGKFEFYSDKALELFGSALPTYLEVRKPYDKFRMTSPHSRWSLHSQFQNLEWMEDVHPEPYVYINPDDAEAKMVKEGDTVAVFNKQGLLRVKAKLTDNVQAGTVLMYEQWYNNNIYNVNELVDDTSSDMGAFKTGAPGVALHDTFVNFRKL
- a CDS encoding 4Fe-4S dicluster domain-containing protein, with amino-acid sequence MQKAFLVDGSICLGCNTCAMACKNQYHQDKGILWRKVREIGAEEYHIDNNNILPTLVSYQKAPKAEMPMERFYFSLACNHCENPACVAICPVGAHTKDPETGICKHDQTICIGCGGCVKACPFGASKFNEKMGQAEKCSMCWERQADGKTTACVQSCPVGAIAIIDLHDPKYKEYANAAPIGIDYAINAETKPTTRFIHPSMPKEVYRLPKG
- a CDS encoding response regulator transcription factor, which encodes MDKLFFERLKTLTILYAEDEEGIRKNIAASLRYYTKEVIEAENGKIALELYKSEKPDIVLTDILMPVMNGVDLVREIRKTDEETPLVIISAHTDREYLLKVVDLHLEQYIIKPVNLNGLLEALARCLKRIAQTHTIVYELPCGYSYDVDHKLLTYEEETIHLNKKEAGFLELLLHNKQRIVTYDELQAHVWQDDVMTDSALRSLVRNLRKKLPKDFITNLSGVGYRFEMC